AAAGTATTTTACCCTGCATGTCCCTAACTGAAATCGCGTCCGTAGTCGTTTCAACAAGTGACTGAAGCAGCTCTTTCATGTTGAACTGTTCTTGTCTAAGGTCGATTCTCTGAGCTTCTTTATCCATAGGTTTATACCTTCCTTAAACGAAGATTGTGAATAATGATAATATTCTATGCTTGTTGAAAATATCCTTGGGAAAATATCTATCCCACTAAAAAAATCCCGCCCCTTAAAAAGGAGCGGCATAACTTCCCCTATTTTTTTTAGTCACTCCCTCGATGTCCGGCACCATTTCCTATCAACTCGATTCTTATTGAGTGCTTTGCTCAGAAGCCATGGCACTGGCTTTCGTCTCATGAACGGTGCCAAAAGGATGATGAGGTGGCGCGTAGATGGAATATACTTTAAGCGGCGTATTACCCGTATTGATAACATTGTGCCATTTGCCCGCAGGGACCATGATGGCATCGTTATCATTTACTCTTTGTTCAAAATCTAAATGATCTTGTCGATCCCCCATCCGAACAAGTCCTTGGCCTTCTTCCACTCGGATGAATTGATCCGTATCCGGATGATTTTCTAAACCGATGTCGTCTCCAACATTTATACTCATTAGCGTCACCTGCAAGTGCTTCCCTGTCCATAATGCCGTACGGAATGTG
This genomic stretch from Brevibacillus sp. DP1.3A harbors:
- a CDS encoding cupin domain-containing protein, which codes for MYNNSYHYYQWYYPVLAGWNNNHFHYGWSPHYYSWSHANGNRYWNRDQNTIELRDYGPKPFVVNIEQATKQNNTFRTALWTGKHLQVTLMSINVGDDIGLENHPDTDQFIRVEEGQGLVRMGDRQDHLDFEQRVNDNDAIMVPAGKWHNVINTGNTPLKVYSIYAPPHHPFGTVHETKASAMASEQSTQ